The following proteins are encoded in a genomic region of Nicotiana sylvestris chromosome 4, ASM39365v2, whole genome shotgun sequence:
- the LOC104226529 gene encoding protein BCCIP homolog: MPRKPARHCRSARCLPLSFSPFARSVAQIASNNKVTHKVPNSRFPESNLPSSSGKRMEKRRLVDKSENSGSSDYEESDGTVQADFEFFDPKPSDFHGVKILLQTYLDNKQWDLSSFVDVILGQPTVGTVVKIENDEDDGIYSIVTALNLGRYKDLECIADLKKFLLNACHQKDVYSKLSLFLGDQAKDVGLLVSQRVVNLPPQLLPHLYDALFDEVSWATEDEPTEELRNSFCFKFYLVISKIYKHKNAVKQNGPSGDQTVVYIKAEDEIFLELSSWSLSFPLHTQLVRTDELKDYRLTGLVMAIDATKIPTFRQKLHSLIDEA; the protein is encoded by the exons ATGCCCCGGAAGCCGGCAAGACATTGCAGATCAGCACGATGTCTACCTCTTAGTTTCTCCCCATTTGCTCGCTCAGTGGCGCAGATTGCTTCAAATAACAAGGTTACACACAAGGTTCCCAACTCCAGATTTCCAGAAAGTAATCTACCTAGCTCTTCAG GTAAAAGAATGGAAAAACGCCGACTTGTAGACAAGAGTGAAAATTCTGGTTCTTCGGATTATGAAGAGTCTGAT GGCACTGTTCAAGCAGATTTTGAGTTCTTTGATCCAAAACCTAGTGATTTCCATGGAGTGAAAATCCTGCTGCAGACCTACCTTGATAATAAGCAATGGGATTTGAGTAGTTTTGTGGATGTAATACTCGGTCAACCCACAGTTGGAACTGTTGTTAAAATAGAGAATGATGAAGATGATGGTATTTACTCCATCGTCACGGCTCTTAACTTGGGGAGGTATAAG GATCTAGAGTGCATAGCGGACCTGAAAAAGTTCCTGCTCAATGCATGCCACCAGAAGGATGTTTACTCTAAATTGAGCTTATTTCTCGGAGACCAAGCCAAGGATGTTGGTCTATTGGTCTCTCAGCGTGTTGTGAATCTTCCTCCCCAGCTTTTGCCACACCTTTATGATGCACTTTTTGATGAAGTCTCTTGGGCTACAGAAGATGAG CCTACAGAGGAGCTCCGGAATTCTTTCTGCTTCAAGTTTTACCTGGTAATCAGTAAAATTTACAAG CATAAGAATGCGGTCAAGCAAAATGGGCCAAGTGGCGATCAAACTGTTGTATACATTAAGGCAGAAGACGAAATCTTTCTCGAG TTAAGCTCTTGGTCCTTAAGTTTTCCTTTGCATACACAGCTGGTTAGGACTGACGAG CTAAAAGATTATCGGCTTACTGGCTTGGTAATGGCAATAGATGCGACCAAAATCCCTACCTTTCGCCAAAAATTGCACTCTTTAATAGACGAGGCATGA